Proteins co-encoded in one Microbacterium hydrocarbonoxydans genomic window:
- a CDS encoding helix-turn-helix domain-containing protein → MNTERTDQVEVRAAKHAALSDPSRLRIVDRLTLGDLSPTEIGMALGLPSNLVTHHLNVLESVGMVSRSRSEADRRRSYVHLSDNALRGLTPGRVERADRVVFVCTANSARSQLAAALWSTRSSIPATSGGTHPTGRIDPGAVAAADRHTLALHDEAPRALTSVLTDSDFVVTVCDSAHEELGAIGHLHWSIPDPVRIGTDDAFDTAYDELERRIAELAPRLAAS, encoded by the coding sequence ATGAACACTGAACGAACTGACCAGGTGGAGGTGCGCGCCGCGAAGCACGCTGCGCTGAGCGACCCATCTCGCCTGCGGATCGTCGATCGTCTCACGCTGGGCGACCTCTCGCCCACCGAAATCGGAATGGCGTTGGGCCTTCCCTCCAACCTCGTCACCCATCATCTGAACGTGCTGGAGTCGGTGGGGATGGTCTCGCGGTCCCGCTCGGAGGCCGATAGACGGCGCAGCTACGTTCACCTCTCAGATAACGCACTCCGCGGGCTCACACCCGGCCGGGTCGAGCGCGCAGATCGCGTCGTGTTCGTTTGTACGGCGAACTCCGCCCGGTCGCAGCTCGCCGCGGCGTTGTGGTCGACCCGCAGCAGTATCCCCGCGACGTCGGGAGGAACGCACCCGACGGGGCGGATAGATCCGGGCGCAGTCGCCGCTGCCGATCGCCACACTCTCGCGCTGCACGATGAGGCACCCCGCGCTCTGACTTCGGTCCTGACCGATTCAGATTTCGTGGTGACGGTGTGCGACAGCGCCCACGAAGAACTCGGCGCCATCGGACACCTGCACTGGTCGATCCCCGACCCCGTTCGGATCGGCACCGATGACGCCTTCGACACCGCCTACGACGAGCTGGAGCGCCGCATCGCGGAACTCGCACCCCGGCTCGCCGCCAGCTGA
- a CDS encoding cation transporter: protein MSAPMTAARRSTLHRRVRFIVGFTISYNVIEAIVAIWAGTLASSAALIGFGLDSVVEVLSAAAIAWQFTRKDPERWEKVTVRAIGLAFFALAAYVTVDAVMSLICQEGPEHSPLGLGITALSLIVMPLLAWFEVRTGRELESKSVMADAKQLILCIYLSGAVFIGLILNTLFGWWWADSVAALVVAVLAIREGIEAWRGDVESPFEVLEDLDNDD from the coding sequence ATGAGCGCGCCGATGACGGCAGCACGGCGATCGACACTGCACCGTCGGGTGCGCTTCATCGTCGGGTTCACGATCTCGTACAACGTCATTGAGGCGATCGTCGCGATCTGGGCGGGAACCCTGGCATCGTCAGCCGCGCTGATCGGCTTCGGACTCGACTCGGTTGTCGAGGTGCTATCCGCCGCGGCGATCGCTTGGCAGTTCACCCGGAAGGACCCCGAGCGCTGGGAGAAAGTCACCGTTCGAGCGATCGGACTGGCGTTCTTTGCTCTCGCTGCTTACGTCACCGTCGACGCGGTGATGAGTCTGATTTGCCAGGAAGGCCCGGAACACAGCCCCCTCGGACTGGGCATCACCGCCCTGAGCCTGATCGTCATGCCGCTGCTGGCATGGTTCGAAGTACGCACCGGACGTGAACTCGAATCCAAGAGCGTGATGGCCGACGCGAAGCAACTGATCCTGTGCATCTATCTCTCAGGCGCAGTGTTCATCGGCCTCATCCTGAACACGCTGTTCGGCTGGTGGTGGGCCGACTCCGTCGCTGCACTCGTCGTCGCCGTTCTCGCGATCCGTGAAGGCATCGAAGCATGGCGCGGGGACGTCGAGTCTCCGTTCGAGGTACTCGAAGATCTCGACAACGACGACTGA
- a CDS encoding MIP/aquaporin family protein — translation MKTPHPALARPHLLRRATAEFLGTGLLVTIVVGSGIAAQRLSPDDVGLQLLENSLTTALGLTVLILMLGPVSGAHFNPVVTVADWLLGRSASTGLPLRDVAAYVLAQIFGGIAGTLLAGVMFDTGPGFSSNDRATGGHLVGEVVATAGLVLLIFALARTGKGSVTAAAVGAYIGAAYWFTSSTSFANPAVTIARMFTDTFAGIAPSSVAPFIAAQLVGAAIGLALLLALYPIAARTAGDVVVPQKLETQP, via the coding sequence ATGAAAACACCTCACCCCGCCCTCGCACGGCCACACCTTCTGCGCCGAGCTACCGCCGAGTTCCTTGGAACTGGTCTGCTCGTCACTATCGTGGTGGGTTCCGGTATCGCCGCGCAGCGGTTGTCCCCGGATGATGTCGGCCTCCAGCTGCTGGAGAACAGCCTGACCACTGCCCTCGGTCTGACGGTGCTGATCCTGATGCTCGGGCCAGTGTCTGGCGCGCACTTCAACCCCGTGGTGACGGTCGCGGACTGGCTGCTTGGCCGCAGCGCCAGCACCGGGCTTCCGTTGCGCGACGTCGCTGCGTACGTGCTCGCGCAGATCTTCGGCGGCATCGCCGGCACCCTGCTAGCGGGGGTCATGTTCGACACCGGCCCCGGGTTCTCGTCCAACGACCGGGCCACAGGCGGGCACCTGGTCGGGGAAGTGGTCGCCACTGCAGGGCTCGTGCTGCTGATCTTCGCTCTCGCCCGCACCGGAAAGGGGTCGGTCACGGCCGCCGCGGTCGGTGCGTACATCGGCGCGGCCTACTGGTTCACCAGCTCCACATCGTTCGCGAATCCCGCCGTCACGATCGCTCGCATGTTCACCGATACGTTCGCCGGTATCGCACCGTCGTCTGTGGCGCCGTTCATCGCTGCACAGCTCGTCGGGGCTGCCATCGGCCTCGCACTGCTCCTCGCCCTCTATCCAATCGCCGCCCGCACGGCCGGCGACGTCGTGGTTCCTCAGAAACTCGAAACCCAGCCCTGA
- a CDS encoding thioredoxin family protein has protein sequence MKIELLHIADCPSWVEAGRRVSEALRATGRDESTLHYRLIRTEEDAAAVPFAGSPTITLNGNDLFPGSDRSSDLACRIYSTPTGLAGMPTVEQIREAIDAHVD, from the coding sequence ATGAAGATCGAGCTGCTACACATCGCTGATTGCCCCAGTTGGGTTGAGGCTGGCCGTCGCGTTTCGGAGGCGCTCCGAGCGACAGGGCGCGACGAATCAACTCTGCATTACCGGCTCATACGAACCGAAGAAGACGCCGCAGCAGTCCCGTTTGCAGGCTCCCCGACGATCACCCTGAATGGGAACGATCTTTTCCCGGGTTCGGATCGCAGCAGCGATTTGGCCTGCCGTATCTACAGCACACCCACTGGGCTAGCGGGAATGCCGACGGTTGAACAGATCCGAGAGGCGATCGACGCTCATGTCGACTGA
- a CDS encoding metalloregulator ArsR/SmtB family transcription factor, giving the protein MLTIASRLDVMNRLGRAMADPTRSRILMSLLDAPSYPVVLSRSLELSRSNVSNHLTCLRDCGIVVAEPEGRQTRYEIADPHLAAALKALVDVTLAVDENAPCVDASCAVPGCCAVGADA; this is encoded by the coding sequence ATGCTGACTATTGCCTCTCGGCTCGACGTGATGAACCGTCTCGGTCGGGCCATGGCTGATCCCACCCGTTCCCGCATCTTGATGTCGCTGCTCGATGCACCGAGCTACCCGGTGGTCTTGTCCCGGTCCCTTGAGCTGTCCCGGTCGAATGTCTCGAATCACCTGACATGCCTCCGTGATTGCGGCATCGTAGTCGCGGAGCCCGAGGGGCGGCAGACGCGCTACGAGATCGCAGACCCGCACCTTGCAGCGGCTCTGAAGGCACTGGTCGACGTAACGCTGGCCGTGGATGAGAACGCACCATGCGTTGATGCCTCTTGCGCCGTTCCCGGATGCTGCGCTGTCGGAGCAGACGCATGA
- a CDS encoding heavy metal translocating P-type ATPase, producing the protein MSHDHDASPEHGGHGGHGGHGGHGDHVGQFRRLFWIMLVLAVPVVGFSMMFSMLLGYPLPDAAWVGWVSPVLGTVMYVWGGAPFLTGAVSELRARKPGMMLLIALAITVAFLASWGASLGLLHHELDFWWELALLIVIMLLGHWIEMRSLAQTTSALDSLAALLPDEAEKIEGDTTVTVAPSDLLVGDVVVVRPGGRVPADGRIVQGSASMDESMITGESRPVRRSDGDQVIAGTVATDSGVRVEITAIGEDTALAGIQKLVTEAQNSSSRAQRLADKAAGWLFWFALGAAAITAIVWTVVGLPDAAVIRTITVLVIACPHALGLAIPLVVSIATERAARGGVLIKDRLALESMRTVDTVLFDKTGTLTKGTPAVTAIDPVSGTDSEQLLAWAAAAEADSEHPLARAIVNAAKENNLTAPASSDFESSPAVGVRARVDGHIVQVGGPYMLEQEHAQELAVADEWREEGAIILHVLVDGQVAGALRLADEIRSESRHAVEALHERGVQVVMITGDADAVAASVAGELGIDRYFAGVRPEDKASKVKELQGEGRKVAMVGDGVNDAPALAQADVGIAIGAGTDVAIASAGVILASDDPRSVLSVIELSRASYRKMKQNLWWAAGYNLLSVPLAAGVLAPIGFVLPMSVGAVLMSLSTIVVALNAQLLRRLDLRPDAVAGK; encoded by the coding sequence ATGAGCCACGATCACGACGCTTCGCCAGAACATGGCGGCCATGGTGGGCACGGCGGACATGGTGGGCACGGTGATCATGTGGGACAGTTCCGGCGGTTGTTCTGGATCATGCTGGTCCTTGCGGTTCCGGTCGTCGGGTTTTCGATGATGTTCTCGATGCTGCTCGGATACCCGCTGCCGGACGCTGCGTGGGTCGGTTGGGTGTCCCCGGTTCTCGGAACGGTCATGTATGTGTGGGGCGGGGCGCCGTTCCTCACCGGTGCGGTGAGCGAACTCCGGGCCCGCAAGCCCGGCATGATGCTGCTGATCGCCCTCGCGATCACGGTCGCATTCCTCGCATCATGGGGCGCGAGCCTGGGCCTGCTGCACCACGAACTGGACTTCTGGTGGGAGCTGGCCCTGCTGATCGTGATCATGCTGCTCGGTCACTGGATCGAGATGCGTTCCCTCGCGCAGACGACCTCAGCGTTGGATTCCTTGGCTGCGTTGCTGCCTGACGAGGCGGAAAAGATCGAGGGCGATACAACCGTCACGGTTGCCCCGTCTGATCTGCTGGTGGGTGACGTGGTGGTGGTGCGCCCGGGCGGGCGGGTCCCCGCAGACGGGCGGATCGTGCAGGGCTCGGCCAGCATGGACGAGTCGATGATCACCGGAGAATCCCGGCCCGTGCGCCGCAGCGACGGCGACCAGGTCATCGCCGGCACCGTCGCGACCGACTCCGGTGTGCGGGTGGAGATCACCGCGATCGGCGAGGACACCGCTCTCGCGGGCATCCAGAAGCTGGTGACCGAGGCGCAGAACTCGTCGTCTCGGGCGCAACGGCTCGCGGATAAGGCGGCGGGATGGTTGTTCTGGTTTGCGCTCGGCGCTGCCGCGATCACCGCGATCGTCTGGACGGTCGTCGGTCTGCCCGACGCGGCGGTGATCCGCACGATCACCGTGCTGGTGATCGCGTGCCCGCACGCTCTAGGCCTGGCGATCCCGCTCGTTGTGTCGATCGCGACGGAGCGGGCGGCTCGTGGGGGTGTGCTGATCAAAGACCGCCTTGCGCTGGAAAGCATGCGCACCGTCGACACCGTCTTGTTCGACAAGACCGGGACGCTCACCAAGGGCACCCCCGCCGTCACCGCGATCGACCCCGTGTCCGGCACCGATTCCGAGCAGCTGCTGGCCTGGGCCGCGGCTGCGGAAGCCGACTCCGAGCACCCCCTCGCTCGCGCAATCGTCAACGCAGCGAAGGAGAATAACCTCACGGCCCCTGCCTCGTCCGACTTCGAGTCCTCGCCAGCGGTTGGGGTCCGTGCGCGTGTCGACGGGCACATCGTGCAGGTCGGTGGGCCGTACATGCTCGAGCAGGAGCACGCCCAGGAGCTGGCTGTTGCCGACGAGTGGCGTGAGGAGGGTGCGATCATCCTCCACGTACTCGTCGACGGTCAGGTCGCGGGCGCGCTGCGCTTGGCAGATGAGATCCGCTCGGAGTCGCGTCACGCCGTCGAGGCCCTCCACGAGCGGGGTGTACAGGTGGTCATGATCACCGGTGACGCCGACGCGGTGGCCGCCTCCGTGGCGGGCGAGCTCGGCATCGACCGGTACTTCGCCGGGGTGCGACCGGAGGACAAAGCCTCGAAGGTGAAAGAACTGCAGGGCGAGGGCCGCAAGGTCGCAATGGTCGGAGACGGTGTGAACGACGCCCCCGCGCTCGCGCAAGCGGATGTCGGTATCGCCATCGGCGCGGGCACGGATGTCGCGATCGCCTCCGCGGGGGTCATCCTCGCCAGCGACGACCCCCGGTCGGTGCTGTCGGTGATCGAACTGTCACGGGCCAGCTACCGGAAGATGAAGCAGAACCTCTGGTGGGCCGCCGGCTACAACCTGCTCTCCGTCCCGCTCGCGGCCGGCGTGCTCGCCCCCATCGGATTCGTTCTCCCGATGTCCGTGGGGGCAGTGCTGATGTCCCTGTCGACCATCGTCGTCGCGCTCAACGCGCAGCTGCTGCGCCGGCTGGATCTCCGCCCGGACGCAGTAGCGGGCAAGTAG
- a CDS encoding metal-sensitive transcriptional regulator, with the protein MNGYSDGKADLAKRLSRVEGQVRGIARMVEEDKYCIDILTQVSAATRALETVALSLLSDHLSHCVAEASAEGGEVAAEKVREANEAIARLVRS; encoded by the coding sequence ATGAACGGGTACAGCGACGGCAAGGCAGATCTCGCTAAGCGGTTGAGTCGCGTCGAAGGTCAGGTGCGAGGAATCGCACGGATGGTCGAGGAAGACAAGTACTGCATCGACATCCTCACGCAGGTATCTGCAGCGACGAGAGCGCTCGAAACGGTGGCGTTGTCGCTGCTGAGCGATCATCTAAGTCATTGCGTTGCCGAGGCCAGCGCCGAGGGTGGCGAGGTTGCGGCAGAGAAGGTCCGCGAGGCTAACGAGGCCATTGCCCGTCTGGTCCGTTCATGA
- a CDS encoding low molecular weight phosphatase family protein, whose amino-acid sequence MTDTTPTVLFICQHNAGRSQLGAALLEHLAGDRFRATSAGLSPADEVNPAVADTVAELGMNITDRVPRAVTVEDLDAADLIVLMKPGLTLPSTPRGKVLEWSFPNPESWDAEAVRPLREAVAEKIRTTILT is encoded by the coding sequence GTGACTGACACCACTCCGACCGTCCTTTTCATCTGCCAGCACAACGCCGGCCGGTCGCAGCTCGGCGCGGCTCTCCTAGAGCACCTGGCCGGGGACCGGTTTCGGGCCACGTCTGCGGGCCTCTCCCCCGCCGACGAAGTGAACCCGGCCGTGGCCGACACTGTCGCAGAACTCGGAATGAACATCACCGATCGCGTACCGCGCGCCGTCACAGTCGAAGACCTGGACGCCGCCGACCTCATCGTCCTTATGAAGCCCGGACTCACCCTGCCTTCCACCCCTCGCGGAAAGGTTCTGGAGTGGTCGTTCCCCAACCCCGAGTCCTGGGACGCCGAAGCAGTGCGCCCGCTACGGGAAGCGGTGGCCGAGAAGATTCGTACGACGATTCTCACCTGA
- a CDS encoding DUF305 domain-containing protein: protein MKIRPAAIAALTLTALLALTGCAGNTGSGDGMEGMDHGGSSSAPTDTADANDADIMFASMMKEHHAQAIEMSDVLLSKDGVDERVVALAEEIKAAQEPEIQKMDQWLEDWGAEMDSMEGMDHGSGMMSEEDMQALEDATGPDAGRLFLEQMIQHHEGAVDMAQNEVDNGQNSDAVALAETIIDAQTEEIATMKEILATL, encoded by the coding sequence ATGAAGATTCGACCCGCGGCGATCGCCGCACTCACCCTCACTGCCCTTCTCGCCCTCACGGGCTGCGCCGGAAACACCGGTTCCGGCGACGGCATGGAAGGCATGGACCACGGCGGCAGCTCGTCCGCGCCCACCGACACAGCGGACGCGAATGACGCCGACATCATGTTCGCCAGCATGATGAAGGAGCACCACGCACAAGCCATCGAGATGTCCGACGTCCTTCTCAGCAAAGACGGCGTCGATGAGCGCGTGGTCGCTCTCGCCGAAGAGATCAAGGCCGCTCAGGAGCCGGAGATCCAGAAGATGGACCAGTGGCTCGAAGACTGGGGCGCGGAGATGGACAGCATGGAGGGCATGGATCACGGCAGCGGCATGATGTCTGAGGAAGACATGCAGGCCCTCGAAGATGCCACCGGTCCCGATGCGGGGCGTCTGTTCCTTGAGCAGATGATCCAGCACCACGAGGGCGCTGTCGACATGGCGCAGAACGAAGTCGACAACGGTCAGAACAGCGACGCCGTCGCACTCGCTGAGACGATCATCGACGCGCAGACCGAAGAGATCGCCACCATGAAGGAGATCCTCGCAACTCTGTGA
- a CDS encoding cation transporter: MTDRIELGLKDANAGCACCAVPSNTEASAPAAASSSSSEEVLVAGMTCSHCVSSVSEELAAVDGVESVDVDLNAGGTSRVTIHSAAPVDPAAVRAAVEEAGYTLATSQA; encoded by the coding sequence ATGACTGATCGCATTGAACTTGGCCTAAAGGACGCGAACGCTGGCTGCGCGTGCTGCGCCGTCCCATCGAACACCGAGGCGTCCGCACCTGCTGCGGCCTCATCTTCGTCCTCCGAAGAGGTTTTGGTTGCGGGGATGACGTGCTCGCATTGCGTGTCGAGCGTCAGTGAAGAACTGGCGGCTGTGGACGGTGTCGAGTCCGTCGACGTCGACCTGAACGCCGGCGGCACCTCCCGCGTGACTATCCACAGCGCAGCACCGGTCGATCCTGCCGCTGTGAGAGCTGCGGTCGAAGAGGCCGGGTATACCCTCGCGACCAGCCAGGCCTGA
- a CDS encoding sialidase family protein, which yields MLAGCTAPAEPTTGHDHATSISHVHAIVPNPSEDGYLLGAHDGIYTATPDGEVGSRIETTDFDAMGLITVGDALLASGHPGPTTAPELGSPNLGIIRSDDSARTWTPVSFTGEKDFHVLAAGKNDTLYGIASDSAELLRSDDLGETWSPVGEILAFSLVLDNAGELIAATPDGLQVSTDEGASFAPLNDAPALYLLAVSPDGKQLVGVGRGGQIWASTGSNAEWVPAGVTHGSAQALATTNDGAILVFDDSGLTAIDN from the coding sequence GTGCTGGCCGGCTGCACCGCACCCGCCGAGCCCACCACCGGACACGACCACGCCACGTCCATCAGCCACGTCCACGCAATCGTGCCAAACCCCTCCGAGGACGGATACCTCCTCGGCGCCCACGACGGGATCTACACGGCCACGCCGGATGGCGAAGTCGGCTCCCGTATCGAGACGACCGACTTCGACGCAATGGGCCTCATCACCGTCGGTGACGCTCTTCTCGCGTCCGGGCACCCCGGACCAACCACGGCCCCAGAACTCGGCTCCCCCAACCTCGGAATCATCCGGAGCGACGACAGCGCCAGAACTTGGACGCCCGTCTCATTCACCGGCGAGAAAGACTTCCACGTCCTTGCCGCCGGGAAGAACGACACCCTCTACGGGATCGCCTCGGACTCCGCGGAGCTCCTCCGCTCCGACGATCTCGGTGAGACCTGGTCGCCGGTCGGAGAAATTCTGGCGTTCAGCCTCGTCCTCGACAACGCGGGAGAACTGATCGCTGCCACCCCTGACGGGCTGCAAGTCAGCACTGATGAGGGCGCCTCCTTCGCACCCCTGAACGACGCACCTGCGCTCTACCTCCTCGCCGTGTCACCTGACGGCAAACAGCTGGTCGGTGTCGGCCGCGGCGGACAGATCTGGGCCAGCACAGGATCCAATGCCGAGTGGGTTCCCGCCGGCGTCACCCACGGCTCCGCACAAGCGCTCGCGACTACAAACGACGGCGCAATACTGGTCTTCGACGACAGTGGGTTGACCGCGATAGACAACTAG
- a CDS encoding FAD-dependent oxidoreductase has translation MHLVAIGGSDAGISTALRARELDLSVDVTVVVADAYPNFSICGIPYYFSREVQPWQSLAHRTHADLEATGMNLRLDTLATSIDVDSRRLTVRDADGTESTIPYDELMVGTGAAPSTAGISGLDQLGPDDGVHLLHSMGDTFALEKYLDEHQPETAIIVGAGYVGLEMAEALTVRGLQVTQLQRGPEVLSTLDPELGSLVHDGLTRHGVDVLTDTRVEAVTRDAGRITVAGTRDGDPFSRTADVVLVVVGVRPNTSLLTAAGATTGAGGAVVVDDRMRTGLPHVWAAGDGVVTHHRLLGVTYLPLGTTAHKQGRVAGENAIGGDAQFAGSLGTQVVKVFDLVAARTGLRDHEAAAAGFAPHSHTAIADDHKRYYPGATPISIRITGDTRDGRLLGAQLVGTRGAEISKRVDTYATALHHGMTVAAMSDLDLSYTPPLGSPWDAVQVATQAWERETRTSALV, from the coding sequence ATGCATCTTGTAGCGATCGGCGGAAGCGACGCCGGAATCTCCACCGCCCTCCGGGCCCGTGAACTCGACCTGTCCGTCGATGTCACAGTCGTCGTGGCCGACGCCTACCCGAACTTCTCGATCTGCGGCATCCCGTACTACTTCTCCCGGGAGGTGCAGCCCTGGCAGTCGCTCGCCCACCGCACCCACGCGGATCTCGAAGCCACCGGCATGAACCTCCGGCTTGACACCCTCGCCACCAGCATCGACGTCGACAGCCGCCGGCTCACCGTCCGCGACGCCGACGGCACGGAATCGACCATCCCGTACGACGAGCTCATGGTCGGCACGGGGGCAGCGCCGTCGACAGCCGGAATATCAGGGCTTGACCAGCTCGGCCCCGACGACGGCGTGCACCTGCTGCACTCGATGGGCGACACGTTCGCGCTCGAGAAGTACCTCGACGAGCATCAGCCCGAGACGGCGATCATCGTCGGAGCTGGCTACGTCGGCCTCGAGATGGCCGAAGCCCTCACTGTGCGCGGCCTCCAGGTCACCCAACTCCAGCGCGGCCCCGAAGTCCTCTCCACCCTCGATCCCGAACTCGGTTCCCTCGTACACGACGGACTCACCCGCCACGGCGTCGACGTCCTCACCGATACCCGCGTCGAAGCTGTCACACGCGACGCAGGACGAATCACTGTTGCAGGAACCCGAGACGGTGACCCGTTCTCCCGCACCGCTGACGTGGTGCTCGTCGTCGTCGGCGTACGGCCCAACACCAGCCTTCTCACCGCAGCCGGTGCAACCACGGGCGCGGGCGGCGCTGTGGTCGTCGACGATCGGATGCGCACCGGCCTGCCGCACGTTTGGGCGGCCGGCGACGGAGTGGTCACTCATCACCGCCTCCTCGGTGTCACGTATCTCCCGCTCGGCACGACCGCCCACAAGCAAGGCCGCGTCGCGGGCGAGAACGCGATCGGCGGCGACGCGCAGTTCGCCGGGAGCCTCGGCACGCAGGTCGTGAAGGTCTTCGACCTCGTTGCAGCTCGCACGGGCCTCCGCGACCACGAAGCAGCTGCCGCAGGCTTCGCACCACACAGTCACACCGCGATCGCGGATGACCACAAGCGGTACTACCCGGGAGCGACGCCCATCAGCATCCGCATCACCGGAGACACCCGAGATGGCCGTCTGCTCGGCGCGCAGCTCGTCGGTACCCGCGGTGCGGAGATCTCGAAGCGCGTCGACACCTATGCCACAGCGCTGCATCACGGGATGACGGTCGCGGCGATGAGTGATCTCGACCTCTCCTACACCCCTCCGCTCGGCTCCCCGTGGGACGCCGTCCAGGTCGCAACCCAGGCGTGGGAGCGCGAAACTCGGACGAGCGCTTTGGTGTAA
- a CDS encoding DUF6153 family protein produces the protein MSLINVAQQVRGPRTLTHTVVAVLAVAVGVIAGLLAMHSFNSHATTAGHHDTVAVSTQSGAADQHHDTSEAATLQDSPTAAAGCATCGGGDPMTWMACVLALLVATILLGRIGLGWRHATLITALVAATTRWPARAHALPPPPSLTVLCISRT, from the coding sequence ATGTCGCTGATCAACGTCGCACAACAGGTGCGTGGACCGCGCACGCTCACCCATACCGTCGTGGCCGTCCTCGCGGTCGCCGTGGGCGTCATCGCCGGTCTGCTGGCGATGCACTCCTTCAACTCGCACGCGACAACTGCCGGCCACCACGACACCGTCGCAGTCAGCACTCAATCCGGAGCGGCCGACCAGCACCACGACACATCCGAAGCCGCCACCCTGCAGGACTCACCGACAGCGGCAGCGGGATGCGCGACGTGTGGGGGCGGGGATCCGATGACGTGGATGGCGTGCGTCCTCGCACTCCTGGTCGCCACGATCCTGCTCGGGCGGATCGGGCTCGGCTGGCGGCATGCCACCCTGATCACGGCACTCGTGGCCGCGACGACCCGTTGGCCCGCCCGTGCCCACGCGCTTCCGCCACCGCCCTCTCTCACGGTTCTCTGCATCAGTCGCACGTGA
- a CDS encoding bile acid:sodium symporter yields MSNLVAWWERHQIALYLAAIAAGVVLGLLTPGAAHPLELAINPVLGLLLYATFLGVPFSMIGRAFRDMRFLSVVLVVNFVIAPVIVFCLSRFVAHDQALLVGVLFVLLTPCIDYVIVFTGLAGGAKERLLAAAPILMLGQMLLLPAYLWLFVGPELVAAVDLAPFVDAFLLLIVLPLMAAGLTQYVASRTRWGRTLRDTALAAMVPLMMLTLAVVVASQVYGVSRQLPALLATVPIYAAFAAVMIPVGIFAGRAARLDVSSTRAVVFSGATRNSLVVLPLALALPTSFALAPLAVVTQTLVELVAMVIFVRLIPRLVGDRRLATD; encoded by the coding sequence GTGAGCAACCTCGTCGCCTGGTGGGAACGTCATCAGATCGCCCTCTATCTCGCAGCGATCGCTGCGGGCGTCGTGCTGGGCTTGTTGACACCAGGAGCCGCGCACCCTCTCGAGCTCGCGATCAACCCCGTTCTCGGGCTGTTGCTGTACGCGACATTCCTCGGTGTCCCTTTCTCGATGATCGGACGCGCCTTCCGCGATATGCGGTTCCTGTCCGTGGTGCTGGTCGTGAACTTCGTGATCGCCCCCGTCATCGTGTTCTGCCTGTCTCGGTTCGTCGCTCACGACCAGGCGCTGCTGGTGGGTGTGCTGTTCGTCTTGCTGACGCCCTGCATCGACTATGTGATCGTCTTCACGGGGCTCGCCGGAGGGGCGAAGGAACGGCTACTTGCGGCCGCGCCGATCCTCATGCTGGGACAGATGCTGCTCCTGCCGGCATACCTCTGGCTGTTCGTCGGCCCTGAACTCGTCGCCGCGGTCGACCTCGCGCCCTTCGTCGACGCTTTCCTCCTGCTCATCGTGCTCCCGCTCATGGCGGCCGGCCTCACCCAGTACGTCGCCTCCCGCACGCGCTGGGGCCGCACTCTCCGAGACACCGCTCTAGCCGCCATGGTGCCGCTGATGATGCTCACGCTCGCCGTCGTCGTCGCTTCCCAGGTCTACGGCGTCAGCCGGCAACTTCCTGCACTGCTCGCCACAGTTCCGATCTATGCCGCCTTCGCGGCGGTCATGATCCCGGTAGGGATATTCGCGGGGCGTGCGGCACGACTCGATGTCTCCAGCACTCGCGCCGTCGTATTCTCCGGCGCGACCCGCAACTCCCTAGTGGTTCTCCCGCTCGCCCTCGCGCTCCCCACATCGTTCGCCCTTGCCCCTCTCGCCGTCGTGACGCAAACACTCGTCGAGCTCGTCGCCATGGTGATCTTTGTCCGCCTGATCCCCCGGCTCGTGGGTGACCGTCGTCTCGCAACCGATTGA
- a CDS encoding CGNR zinc finger domain-containing protein, which yields MPAATLFWTPFLASAALTAAPPLVHYMPGEGFFRSLEHPTTQLIEHAMSVIAEYAAALIAGDDAPLLAQCEAEPCSRLLLKTHGRRRWCSTRCGDRVRAARAYARKRTQANLTPK from the coding sequence ATGCCCGCCGCAACCCTGTTTTGGACACCGTTTCTGGCATCCGCCGCGCTCACTGCCGCCCCCCCCCTGGTGCACTACATGCCCGGAGAGGGATTTTTCCGCTCACTTGAGCACCCGACCACTCAGCTCATCGAGCACGCCATGTCCGTGATCGCCGAGTATGCCGCAGCGCTGATCGCCGGCGACGACGCTCCTCTGCTGGCGCAGTGCGAAGCCGAACCGTGCTCGCGGCTCCTGCTGAAGACCCACGGCCGCCGGCGGTGGTGCTCAACTCGCTGCGGAGATCGAGTACGCGCCGCCCGCGCCTACGCGCGAAAGCGGACACAGGCGAACCTGACACCGAAATGA